A single Mus caroli chromosome 15, CAROLI_EIJ_v1.1, whole genome shotgun sequence DNA region contains:
- the LOC110311013 gene encoding 60S ribosomal protein L10-like → MRGAFGKPQGTVARVHIGQVIMSIRTKLQNKEHVIEALRRAKFKFPGRQKIHISKKWGFTKFNADEFEDMVAEKWLIPDGCGVKYIPNRGPLDKWRALHS, encoded by the coding sequence ATGCGTGGTGCCTTTGGGAAGCCCCAGGGCACAGTGGCCAGGGTTCACATTGGCCAGGTCATCATGTCCATCCGAACCAAGTTGCAGAATAAGGAACATGTGATTGAGGCTCTGCGAAGAGCCAAGTTCAAGTTCCCTGGCCGCCAGAAGATCCACATCTCAAAGAAGTGGGGCTTCACCAAGTTTAATGCAGATGAATTTGAAGACATGGTTGCTGAGAAGTGGCTCATTCCTGATGGCTGTGGTGTCAAATATATCCCCAACCGTGGTCCTCTGGACAAGTGGAGAGCCCTGCATTCCTGA